Proteins found in one Quercus robur chromosome 2, dhQueRobu3.1, whole genome shotgun sequence genomic segment:
- the LOC126712833 gene encoding probable WRKY transcription factor 60 isoform X1 has product MSSKIASTMDSRCPDTSLDLNLGTLGHMKEEETPKREYLGDLPHVDGKASVKKEYEKAGPLFEELQRMSSENKKLTEMLVHMCENYNALQSHLMDLKSKRSEQESMNSRKRKAERDYYGNMIGINGNNECSSSDDHEESRKRPKEETIKTKVRRFCVRSSDTSNNSLPVQDGYQWRKYGQKVTRDNPSPRAYFKCSFAPSCPVKKKVQRSAEDPSFLVVTYEGEHNHHKNQSQVEVSLGLSQCENLESPSISASMRSSAPSTVTLDLVHPAGLHDSAKKSNQEVESPAFQQFLVQQMASSLTKDPNFTTALAAAISGRFLDYTMN; this is encoded by the exons ATGAGCTCTAAAATAGCCTCTACAATGGACTCAAGGTGCCCCGACACTTCTCTCGACCTCAACCTTGGTACTTTGGGGCACATGAAGGAGGAAGAAACTCCG AAGAGAGAGTATTTAGGAGATTTACCTCATGTTGATGGGAAAGCCTCGGTTAAAAAAGAG TATGAAAAGGCTGGTCCTTTATTCGAAGAATTGCAACGGATGAGCTCTGAGAACAAGAAGCTAACCGAGATGCTAGTTCACATGTGTGAGAATTACAATGCTTTGCAAAGCCATCTGATGGATCTGAAAAGCAAACGCTCCGAACAAGAATCCATGAATTCAAGGAAGAGAAAGGCTGAGAGAGACTATTATGGGAATATGATAGGAATTAATGGAAATAATGAGTGCAGCTCTAGTGATGATCATGAAGAGTCACGTAAAAGGCCAAAGGAAGAAACCATCAAGACAAAGGTTAGAAGGTTTTGCGTACGGAGTAGTGATACATCCAATAACAGCTTA CCTGTGCAGGATGGATATCAATGGAGAAAATACGGTCAAAAGGTCACTAGGGATAACCCATCTCCTAGAGCTTATTTTAAGTGCTCCTTTGCTCCAAGCTGCCCAGTCAAGAAGAAG GTGCAAAGAAGTGCTGAAGATCCATCTTTCTTGGTTGTTACTTATGAAGGAGAGCACAACCACCACAAGAACCAATCTCAAGTTGAAGTATCATTAGGCTTGAGCCAATGTGAAAACCTTGAGTCGCCTTCCATTTCAGCATCCATGAGATCTTCAGCTCCTTCAACCGTGACTCTCGATTTGGTCCATCCTGCAGGGCTTCATGACAGTGCCAAAAAATCCAATCAAGAAGTTGAATCACCGGCTTTCCAACAGTTTTTGGTCCAACAAATGGCTTCTTCCTTAACAAAAGATCCCAATTTCACAACAGCGCTTGCCGCAGCCATTTCAGGAAGATTTTTGGACTATACCATGAATTGA
- the LOC126712833 gene encoding WRKY transcription factor 18-like isoform X2, which yields MSSKIASTMDSRCPDTSLDLNLGTLGHMKEEETPREYLGDLPHVDGKASVKKEYEKAGPLFEELQRMSSENKKLTEMLVHMCENYNALQSHLMDLKSKRSEQESMNSRKRKAERDYYGNMIGINGNNECSSSDDHEESRKRPKEETIKTKVRRFCVRSSDTSNNSLPVQDGYQWRKYGQKVTRDNPSPRAYFKCSFAPSCPVKKKVQRSAEDPSFLVVTYEGEHNHHKNQSQVEVSLGLSQCENLESPSISASMRSSAPSTVTLDLVHPAGLHDSAKKSNQEVESPAFQQFLVQQMASSLTKDPNFTTALAAAISGRFLDYTMN from the exons ATGAGCTCTAAAATAGCCTCTACAATGGACTCAAGGTGCCCCGACACTTCTCTCGACCTCAACCTTGGTACTTTGGGGCACATGAAGGAGGAAGAAACTCCG AGAGAGTATTTAGGAGATTTACCTCATGTTGATGGGAAAGCCTCGGTTAAAAAAGAG TATGAAAAGGCTGGTCCTTTATTCGAAGAATTGCAACGGATGAGCTCTGAGAACAAGAAGCTAACCGAGATGCTAGTTCACATGTGTGAGAATTACAATGCTTTGCAAAGCCATCTGATGGATCTGAAAAGCAAACGCTCCGAACAAGAATCCATGAATTCAAGGAAGAGAAAGGCTGAGAGAGACTATTATGGGAATATGATAGGAATTAATGGAAATAATGAGTGCAGCTCTAGTGATGATCATGAAGAGTCACGTAAAAGGCCAAAGGAAGAAACCATCAAGACAAAGGTTAGAAGGTTTTGCGTACGGAGTAGTGATACATCCAATAACAGCTTA CCTGTGCAGGATGGATATCAATGGAGAAAATACGGTCAAAAGGTCACTAGGGATAACCCATCTCCTAGAGCTTATTTTAAGTGCTCCTTTGCTCCAAGCTGCCCAGTCAAGAAGAAG GTGCAAAGAAGTGCTGAAGATCCATCTTTCTTGGTTGTTACTTATGAAGGAGAGCACAACCACCACAAGAACCAATCTCAAGTTGAAGTATCATTAGGCTTGAGCCAATGTGAAAACCTTGAGTCGCCTTCCATTTCAGCATCCATGAGATCTTCAGCTCCTTCAACCGTGACTCTCGATTTGGTCCATCCTGCAGGGCTTCATGACAGTGCCAAAAAATCCAATCAAGAAGTTGAATCACCGGCTTTCCAACAGTTTTTGGTCCAACAAATGGCTTCTTCCTTAACAAAAGATCCCAATTTCACAACAGCGCTTGCCGCAGCCATTTCAGGAAGATTTTTGGACTATACCATGAATTGA
- the LOC126712833 gene encoding probable WRKY transcription factor 40 isoform X3: MSSKIASTMDSRCPDTSLDLNLGTLGHMKEEETPYEKAGPLFEELQRMSSENKKLTEMLVHMCENYNALQSHLMDLKSKRSEQESMNSRKRKAERDYYGNMIGINGNNECSSSDDHEESRKRPKEETIKTKVRRFCVRSSDTSNNSLPVQDGYQWRKYGQKVTRDNPSPRAYFKCSFAPSCPVKKKVQRSAEDPSFLVVTYEGEHNHHKNQSQVEVSLGLSQCENLESPSISASMRSSAPSTVTLDLVHPAGLHDSAKKSNQEVESPAFQQFLVQQMASSLTKDPNFTTALAAAISGRFLDYTMN, translated from the exons ATGAGCTCTAAAATAGCCTCTACAATGGACTCAAGGTGCCCCGACACTTCTCTCGACCTCAACCTTGGTACTTTGGGGCACATGAAGGAGGAAGAAACTCCG TATGAAAAGGCTGGTCCTTTATTCGAAGAATTGCAACGGATGAGCTCTGAGAACAAGAAGCTAACCGAGATGCTAGTTCACATGTGTGAGAATTACAATGCTTTGCAAAGCCATCTGATGGATCTGAAAAGCAAACGCTCCGAACAAGAATCCATGAATTCAAGGAAGAGAAAGGCTGAGAGAGACTATTATGGGAATATGATAGGAATTAATGGAAATAATGAGTGCAGCTCTAGTGATGATCATGAAGAGTCACGTAAAAGGCCAAAGGAAGAAACCATCAAGACAAAGGTTAGAAGGTTTTGCGTACGGAGTAGTGATACATCCAATAACAGCTTA CCTGTGCAGGATGGATATCAATGGAGAAAATACGGTCAAAAGGTCACTAGGGATAACCCATCTCCTAGAGCTTATTTTAAGTGCTCCTTTGCTCCAAGCTGCCCAGTCAAGAAGAAG GTGCAAAGAAGTGCTGAAGATCCATCTTTCTTGGTTGTTACTTATGAAGGAGAGCACAACCACCACAAGAACCAATCTCAAGTTGAAGTATCATTAGGCTTGAGCCAATGTGAAAACCTTGAGTCGCCTTCCATTTCAGCATCCATGAGATCTTCAGCTCCTTCAACCGTGACTCTCGATTTGGTCCATCCTGCAGGGCTTCATGACAGTGCCAAAAAATCCAATCAAGAAGTTGAATCACCGGCTTTCCAACAGTTTTTGGTCCAACAAATGGCTTCTTCCTTAACAAAAGATCCCAATTTCACAACAGCGCTTGCCGCAGCCATTTCAGGAAGATTTTTGGACTATACCATGAATTGA